GCCCTGGCCCGCGCGCAGAAGCAGGGAACCGTGGCGCGACACGGCGGCGGCCCGCTTCACGGCGGGCCCGTCCCTTGCCTGGGCCATTTCAGGCAAGGATGGGCGTCAGCCACTGCGTCTTGCGAGCGACGCCCGCGGGGCCTGGGTGTTGCGGGTGGAGTCGGAACCCTTCAGCTCAGGGCAAGGTTGATGCAACTGCCGTCCGCGGACGACAGTTGCAGATGGCGCGAACTGGCGCGCATCCCGTTCACCAGCCAGGCCAGGCCGGGGTCTTCGTCCATGCTGGAATTCCAGATGAGATGGAGGTCCAGGGGTGGGATTTCCCAGGGCGCGTCCACCACGCGCGTTCCAGTGGCCTTGGCCAGGGTGGTGGCGATGAGCAGCGGCACGGTGGCCACCAGGCAGGTGCTGGCGGCGATCTGGGCCGAGGCGAAGAGGTGCGGCGAATAGGCCACCACCTGGCGCTCCAGTCCGTGGGGCAGGAGGTAATGTTCCACCAGGTTCGGCCCCTCGGCCGGGTGGTAGGTGCGCACGTGCTGGCAGGCGGCGTATTCGTGAAGCGTGAAGGCGTCGCCCGCATGAGGGTGGTTCGGCCCCACGAGGCAGACCAGCTTGCTCTGCAGCAGGTGCGCCCGGGAGAATCTTGCGGGCACCTGATTGAGCCAGAAGGCGGCGTCGAGCTCGTTTTTGTCGAGCAGGTCGAGCGTGTTGGCGTCCGCCTGGGTGATGATGACGCGCACCCTGTTGGAGGCCTCGCAGAGCCTTCCAGCGAATACAGGGATGTACAGCTGTGACTCGATTTCCGATGATGCTATGCAGAAGGTGCGGTCGCTGCATAGCGGATCGAATGCTTTATATTTTGTGATGGCTGCAAGCTCCGAAAGTTGTTTTTCAAGGGTGTGAAGCAGATGCCTGCCGAGCGGCGTTAGAACATAACCACCTGAACGTCCGCCGGAGTTGCGTTCAAGCAGGTTGTCCTCGAAGGAACGCCGCGCCTTGTCCAGCAGGCGGCTCATGGCAGGCTGGCTGATGCCGATCGTCCTGGCGGCGCGGGAAACATGCCTCTCTTTCAGTAGTATGAGCAGGTGGGGAAGGATGTTGAGGTCAAAGGAGAAAGCATTCGATTGCAGCATAGTTATCATGCCCTGTCTGTATTGGACTTATTGTCCAGCATTGTTTACATCCTGCGGGTAGATTCTGGCAAGTATATTGTCGTATGTTGTACCTAAGATGTGAATGCGGAGTTTCGGGTGTGTGATACAAGGTTCAGTATTGTGGCAAACGGGAAGGAAGAGTGTGTCTTTAATATAGTAGACAATGTAATCAAGTATTGTGGTTCGTGCGGGGAACACTCTCCGGCGCTTGCTGATGTTTGTTGCGGTCTTCACTCCGGATGTCGCAAGTGCAAATTGGTTGCAGCGCTCTGGCCCCTTTTCGGCGTGTTTGCATCATATATGTCGATAGATCGAATTTCATTTAAAGCTTTTCATACTTCAAGGTGTTCCGAGCAAGCCGATACTGCGCAGCGTATCGGCTTTGTCGTCTTCACTATCGCCATCGCATTTTCAGGATGCACTCACTTCAAGCATTTAAGGAATAATCTGAAGGTGTACAACATGCGGATCGATGTGGACATGCTTCATCACATGCTCGTCTCCTGCGTGCTCCAGAATAAAATAGGCCGCCGCGTTACACGGCGTGCTCTGCTCGCCGCTTGCGAAGACTACCTCGTCGGCGCAAGGAAAAGGCTGCGTTTCGCCGCCGACATCGCCCGGCAAATCCCCGGCAAGGACGCCCCGGTCAGCGCCCTCGCCGTCATGCACAGCCTGCTCGGCGTCGGCGGCGACACCCTCGCGCGGTACGTGGACTCCCTCTCGCCTTCCGCCTGATCCGCCGCCGCCCCCGCCCTCCGAAATGTGATCCAGGTCCTTTGCGCACCGGGGCGAAATCTGCTAGCACCGCCCCACCCCAAGCTCGAAAGGACATCACCATGATCGGCATCTCCAAGCTCTACTGCGGCACCGTGGAAGCCTCCGACGCCCTGCGCTACGGCCGCCATTCCGGCAAGCTGCCCTCCCACCTGCTCCAGTTCTCCAAGGACAAGAAGCCCGTGGTGGTCTGGAACATGACCCAGCGCTGCAACCTCAAGTGCGTCCACTGCTACGCCAAGGCCCTCGGGGAGGACGGCGGAGACCCCATCTCCACCGACCAGGCCAAGACCATGATCGACGACCTCGCCCAGTACGGCGCGCCCGTCATGCTCTTCTCCGGCGGCGAACCCCTCGTGCGCAAGGACCTCGTGGAACTGGCCCACCACGCCGTGGGGCGCGGCATGCGCGCCGTCATCTCCACCAACGGAACCCTCATCACCAAGGAAAAGGCCCGCGAACTCAAGGACGTCGGCCTCTCCTACGTGGGCATCTCCGTGGACGGCCTCGAAGAAGTCCACGACAAATTCCGCGCCGTGCCCGGCTCCTTCAAGAAGACCATCCAGGGCATCGAGAACTGCAAGGCCGAAGGCCTCAAGGTGGGCATGCGCTTCACCATCAACAAGCGCAACTGGCAGGAAATCCCCGGCCTCTTCGACCTCATCCGCGACCTCGAAGTGCCCCGCATCTGCTTCTACCACCTCGTCTACTCCGGGCGCGGCTCCGAACTCATCAAGGAAGACCTCGACCACGCCGAAACCCGCCAGGTGGTCGACCTCATCCTCGACAAGACCCGCGACCTCTTCCAGGCCGGACACGAGAAGGAAGTCCTCACCGTGGACAACCACGCCGACGGACCCTACATCTACTACCGACTCCTCAAGGAAGACCCCAAGCGCGCCGAAGAAGTCATGGAACTGCTCCAGTACAACGAGGGCAACAACTCCGGACGCGGCATCGGCTGCATCTCCTGGGACGGACAGGTCCACGCCGACCAGTTCTGGCGAATCCACACCTTCGGCAACGTTCTCGATCGCCCCTTCTCGCAAATCTGGGACGACCCGAACATCGAACTGCTCGCCAAATTGAAGGACAAAAAGAAGTACGTGGGCGGACGCTGCGCCACCTGCCGCTTCCTGAACATCTGCGGCGGCAACTTCCGCGCCCGCGCCGAAGCCTACTACGGCGACGTCTGGGCCCAGGACCCCGCCTGCTACCTCACCGACGCGGAAATCGCGAAGTAGTAGCACGGCGAGCGTTGCGGCGGGGTCGGGCGGCAGGGTGGTCGGAGAATATGCCTCCGGCGGCCAAAGGGCTACGCCCTCTGGACTCCCTCTCCGCTTCGCGGGCTTCACCGGGAAGGACTGTGTTGCCGGGACCGGCTAGAGCCTTGCGGCTGCGTCGCCTGTCGCGCGGGGATTCGCGCAAAGCCGCGAATCCCCGCGCGGGGGGCCGTGGCGCTTCGCGCCAGATGCTGGATGAAGATCTTTGGCTTGGGTTTTTTATTGAGATTCCTCGCGCATCGCCGCTTGCGGCGATGGCGGTCCGCCGGGATAAGCGCTGCTTTGAGCGCGTTCCCGGCGGGTGTCTGCTGCCGAGCCGCGCCCCTGTACCGCGTAGCCGGTGAAGCCCGCGAAGCAAATGCGGGGTCTGGGGGGGTCATCCCCCCAGCGGGTCCAGGGCGGCGCCCTCTCTGGCCGCCGGAGGCTTCTTTCCGCACGGCCATTTGCGCAGTGCCGGGGGGGGCGACGCAAAGCGCCGGCTTTCCGGCCGACCATCATCCTAGAGGAGAGCGACCACATGCCATCCATTGCCTATACCTACGATTTCCACCGTGGCCGCCGCCTGCGCCGCACGGCCGCCCTGCGCGACCTGGTGCGCGAGACGCGCCTTACGCGCGACGACCTGATCATGCCCTACTTCGTGGCCGAGACCGGCCCGGAGGACATGGTGAAGCCCATCGGGTCCATGCCGGGCCAGAACCAGCTGGGCATGAAGGCCTTTGTGGAGCGCGTGGCGCGGGCGGTGGATCTGGGCCTGAAGGCGTGCATCCTCTTCGGCATCCCCGCGCGCAAGGACCCGGCGGGCACGCAGGGCTACGCCGAGGACGGCGTGGTGCAGCGGGCGGTGCGCGCGCTCAAGGCGCGGTTCCCGGAGCTGGTGGTGGTGACGGACGTCTGCCTCTGCGAATACACCTCGCACGGCCATTGCGGGCTGCTGGACGACGACGGCCGGGTGCTCAACGACCCCACGCTGGAGCTTTTGGCGCGCACGGCCCTGTCGCACGCCCAGGCCGGGGCGGACATCGTGGCCCCCTCGGACATGATGGACGGCCGCGTGGCGGCGATCCGCTCGGTGCTGGACGGCGCGGGGTTCGAGGAGCTTCCGGTCATGTCGTATGCCGTAAAGTATGCATCCGCGTATTACGGTCCGTTCCGCGAGGCCGCAGAGAGCGCGCCCAAGTCCGGCGACCGCAAAAGCTACCAGATGGACCCGGGCAACTGGCGCGAGGGCCTGCGCGAGGCGGCCGCCGACGTGGCCGAGGGCGCGGACTTCCTGATGGTGAAGCCCGCCGGGCCTTACCTGGACGTGATCCGGCAGGTGCGCGACGCCTTCGACCTGCCCGTGGCCGCCTACCAGGTGAGCGGCGAGTACTCGATGATCAAGGCTGCGGCGCAGCTGGGCTGGATCGACGAGGAGCGGGTGGTGCTGGAATCGCTCATGGGCATCAAGCGGGCCGGGGCTGATTTGATCCTCACGTATTTCACCGAAGACGTGCTGGCGCGTCTGCAGGGGTAGGCACATGCAGGGGCATCCGAAGGGACATCCCGGGGGACTGGCGGGGGGCCATCCGGGGCAGGGGGGCCAGCTGGCCGGTTCGCCGGGGGCGGGTCACACGGGGCTGGGCCATCCGGGGGGCCATCCAGGGGGAGCGGCGGGCGGCAAGCCCAAGCTGCTGCCCAACGGCGCGCCGCCGGTACGCCTGGTGGCCTGGGAGATCACGCGGCGCTGCAACCTGGCCTGCAAGCACTGCCGGGCCGAGGCGCATTTCGAGCCCTACCCGGGCGAGCTGACCAACGCCCAGGCCAAGGCGCTCATCGACACCTTCCCCGAAGTGGGCGACCCCATCGTCATCTTCACCGGCGGCGAGCCCCTCATGCGCCCCGACTGGGACGACCTGGTGGCCTACGCCAACGCCAAGGGGCTGCGCTGCGTCATGGCCCCCAACGGCACGCTCATCACGGCCGAGAACGCCCGGCGCATGAAGGAGGTGGGCATCCAGCGCTGCTCCATCTCCATCGACGGCCCCGACGCGGCCACCCACGACGAGTTCCGGGGCCAGCAGGGGGCCTTCGCGGGGGCGTTGCAGGGCATCGAGCATTTGAAGGCCGCGGGGATCGAGTTCCAGATCAACTCCACGGTCACCAAAAACAACCTGCACAATTTCAAGAAGATCTTTGAACTCTGCGAGCGGCTGGGGGCCAGCGCCTGGCACATCTTCCTGCTGGTGCCCACGGGGCGCGGTTCCGAGATCGCCGCCCAGGTGATCTCGGCCCAGGAGTACGAGAAGGTGCTGGGCTGGTTCTACGACTTCCGCAAGACCACCTCCATGCAGCTCAAGGCCACCTGCGCGCCGCATTACTACCGGATCATGCGCCAGCGCGCCCGGGAGGAGGGCGTGAGCGTCACCCCGGACACCTTCGGGCTCGACGCCATGACGCGCGGCTGCCTGGGCGGCATCGGCTTCTGCTTCATCTCCCACGACGGCACGGTGCAGCCCTGCGGCTACCTGGACCTGGACTGCGGCAACGTGCTCAAGACGCCCTTCCCCGAGATATGGGCCAAAACCGAGTGGTTCCTGAAATTCCGCGACCAGAAGGCCTACAAGGGCAAGTGCGGCCCTTGCGAGTACCACAAGGTCTGCGGCGGCTGCCGCGCCCGCGCCTGGACCATGAAGGGCGACCCCATGGCCCCCGAGCCCCTGTGCACCTACGAGCCCAAACGCGGAGGCGGGGAGGGTTAGGCGGGCGTGGCGCGCAACGTGGAGATCAAGGCCCGGATTGAGAGCCTGGCGGCCCTGGAACCCCTGGCGGCTGCCCTCGCGGACCGTGGCCCCGAGCTGATCGGGCAGGACGACACGTTCTTCGTCTGCCCCGCCGGGCGGCTCAAGCTGCGCGACTTCGGGGACGGCCGGGGCGAGCTGATCTTCTACCGCCGCGAGGACAAAGGCGGCCCCAAGGAGTCCTTCTACACGCGCACGCCCACGGACAGCCCCGGCTCGCTGCGCGGGACCCTGGCCCTGGCGTTGGGGGAGGCGGGGCGGGTGCGCAAGCTGCGCACGCTCTATCTGGCGGGCCGCACGCGCATCCACCTGGACCGGGTGGAGGGCCTGGGCGACTTCCTGGAGCTGGAGGTGGTGCTGGAGGAGGGCGAGTCCGCCGAAACCGGCATGGCGGAGGCCCGCGCGCTCATGGAGCGCCTGGGCGTCGCGCCGTCGGCGCTGGTGGCCGGGGCCTACGCGGACCTGTTCCGGGGGCGGGAAGGCGCGGCGTGACAACGCCCCGTCCATCCGCTATCAGCCACCCATGGACGCATTCGACCGCAAGATTCTCGACGTGATCCAGTCGCGCTTTCCCATTTCGGAGCGCCCCTATGCAGACGTGGGGGCCGAGGTGGGCCTCACAGAGGCCGAGGTGCTGGCCCGGGTGCGCGCGCTCAAGCAGAAGGGCGTGATAAGGCGCATGGGGGCCAACTTCCAGTCCGACCGCCTGGGCTGGCAGTCCACGCTCTGCGCGGCCCGCGTGCCCGAAGACCGGGTGGAGGAGTTCGTGGCCGTGGTGAACAAGCTCCCCAACGTCACCCACAACTATCTGCGGCAACACGCCTACAACGTCTGGTTCACCTACGTGGGCCCCTCCATGGAGCACGTGCGCGAGGCCCTGGCGGGCATCAAGCGCGACACGGGCATCGCGGTGCTCAATCTGCCCGCCGAGAGGCTCTTCAAGATCAAGGTGGACTTTGCCATGGAGGGCAAATGATCCTCTCCCCCTCGCTGCTCTCGTCGGACTTCGGTCGCCTGGCGGATGAGCTGGCCGCCCTGGAACAGGCCGGGCTCGACTGGGTCCACTGGGACGTGATGGACGGGCTCTTCGTGCCCAACATCACCTTCGGCCCCCCGGTGATCAAGGCCCTGCGCGGGCGCTCGAAGCTCTTCTTCGACGTGCACCTGATGATCGAACGCCCCGAGCGCTACCTGCACGAGTTCACCGACGCGGGCGCGGACCTGGTCTGCGTGCACGCCGAGGCCACCGCGCACCTGGAGCGCGTGGTGGCCGAGATCGCCCGGCTGGGTGCAAAGCCCGCAGTGGCGCTCAATCCGGCCACGCCCCTGGAGATGGTGGACTACCTCCTGCCCCAGTTGCACATGGTGCTCGTGATGAGCGTGAACCCCGGCTTCGGCGGACAATCCTTCATCCCCTTCAGCATGGACAAGATCCGCGAACTCAAACGGCGCATCCGCGCGCGCGGGCTCTCCACGCTCGTGCAGGTGGACGGCGGCGTGTGCCTGGAAAACTGCCGGGAGCTGGTGGAGGCGGGGGCGGACGTGCTGGTCTCCGGTTCGGCCTTCTTCTCCAGGCCTCCCTACGGCGAGCGCTACGCCGCGTTCCGGGAGGCGGCGGAGGCCCCGCGTTGAAGCCCGTTCGCGAAAGTCCGGGGGCGCGCCGCGTGCGTGACGGCGCTCAGGAGCGCCGCGTGCGGGAGCGCTTCCGTGTGGCTTTCGGGCTCCCCGAGGAGAGCGTGGACCACCTGGTGGCCACCTCGCGCAAGGCCGTGGCCCAGGGGCTGGCCCGGCTGGCGGCTTCCTGCGCCACCGGCGACCGCGCGGCGCTCTCCCACTGGTCGCACAGCCTCAAGGGGAGCCTGCTCAACGCCGGGCTGGACGACGAGGCCCTCCGGGCGCGACGCATCGAAGAGCTGGCGGCCTCGGCCCCCATGGACGTCCTGGCCGGGCGGGTGGCGATCCTCAGCCTGGGGCTGGCGGCCTTTCTGGACGGGTCCTAGGCCAGAAGCAAGACCTGACGCGGGTTTCCCCCTCTAGCCAACCGGGCCGGGGCGTGCTAAGAGGCGCGCGTTTCCAATCCCTATCCATGGACGCCAAGTGAGCTATTCACCCATCTTTGTGGCCGGACACAGGGGCCTGGTGGGCTCGGCCGTGGTCCGCGCCCTCGAGTCCCGAGGCGACGCCCGGATCATCGTGCGTTCCCGCTCCGAGCTGGACCTCACGGACCAGGCGGCCGTGCGCGGTTTCATGGACCAGGCACGCCCCAAGGCCGTGATCCTGGCCGCCGCCAAGGTGGGCGGCATCCACGCCAACAACGCCTTTCCGGCCGAATTCATCTGGAACAACTCCATCATCCAGTGCAACGTCATCGACGCCGCCTGGCGCGCTGGAGTGGAGAAATTCGTGTTCCTGGGCTCCTCCTGCATCTACCCCAAATTCGCGCCCCAGCCCATGCGCGAGGAGCACCTGCTCACCGGCGAACTGGAGCCCACCAACCAGTGGTACGCCGTGGCCAAGATCGCGGGCATCAAGATCTGCCAGGCCTATCGACGCCAGTACGGCTTCAACGCCGTGAGCTTGATGCCCACCAACCTCTACGGCCCCGGCGACAACTTCGACCTGGAGAACTCCCACGTGCTCCCGGCCCTCCTGCGCCGCTTCCACGAGGCCAAGATGGCAAAGGCTCCCTCGGTGGCCGTCTGGGGCACGGGCAACGCCATGCGCGAGTTCCTCCACGTGGACGACCTGGCCCGGGCCGTGCTCCACTGCATGGACCACTACGACGAGGAGCAGTTCATCAACGTGGGCGCCGGCCAGGAGGTGACCATCCGTCAACTGGCCGAGATGGTGGCCCGCGTGGTGGGCTTCACGGGCGAGCTGGTCTTCGACGTCTCGCGGCCAGACGGCACGCCCCGCAAGCTCCTGGACGCGTCGCGCCTCACGGCCCTGGGCTGGAAACCCTCCATCCCTCTGGAAGAGGGCATCGCCGGCACCTACCGCTGGTACCTGGACCACCTGGAATCCATGCGCACCAGGCGCGACTTCGGAGGGGCGTGAAGCTCATGCGTTTTCAATCCATCGTGCTCGTCAGCCACGTCACGGACCTCTCCGGCCCCAGCGAGGCCGTGGAGAACTATCTGGCCTCCCGCTCCGGGAAGCTGGGCGTGATCTACCACCCCTTCCACTACTGCCAGGACCGCCGCTCGTGCCTCAAGGAATACCGCGACGGCGCGCCGCGCCGCGAAGTCCGCCAGGGCGGCTGGGCGCTCCCGGCCCTGGCCACCTACGTGAAGGACGTGCTCTTCACGCTCTGGTACTTCTTCCGCCTGGGCGGGCGCTTCGACGTCTACCTGGGGGCCGACCCCCTGAACACCGTGGTGGGCGTGCTCCTCAAGTGGCTGGGCCGCACGGATTTCGTGATCTTCTACACCATCGACTGGATGCCAGAGCGCTTCTCCAACAAGTGGCTCAACGCAGTCTACCACTGGCTGGACCGCTTCTGCGTGCGCCACTGCGACGCGGCCTGGAACATCTCCCCCCGCATCCAGGAGGTGCGCCGCTCCCAGGGCCTGCCCGACGCGAAGAACATCCTCGTGCCCGTGGGCGTGAACCTGGAGCAGGTGGTGCTGCCCGACAAGACCGGCCGCAAGCCCTCGGAGCTGGTGCTCCTGGGCGCGCTGGCCCCCTCCAAGGGTGTGGACCTGGTGATCGAGGCCTTCCCGCTCATCCGCGAGCGCTGCCCGGGCGTGACGCTCCACGTCATCGGCAAGACGCCCCACGAGGCCGTGGAGGACGGCGTGGTCTACCAGCCCTTCGAGCCCCGGCTCGCCGCCCTGGGCGAGGGCGTGGTCCTGCACGGGGCCAAACCCCACGCCGAGGTGCTGGCCATGCTCCCGGGCTACGACGTGAGCCTGGCCCTCTACCGCCCTTCGGCCAACAACCTCTCCCAATGGGCCGACCCCAGCCGCGTCAAGGACTACCTGGCCTGCGGCCTGCCCGTGGTGATCACCCCCGTGCCCGAGATCCACAAGGACGTGGCCGCACTGGAAGCCGGGCTTGTGGCCCCCTACGAGGCAAAAGCCATGGCCGACGCCGTGGCCTCCATCCTGGAGGACCCGGACCGCTGGCGCGCCATGCGCGAGAACGCCCTGGCCTACATGGCGTCCTACTCCTGGTCCGCCATCCTGGACCGGGTGTTCGACGAGTCCTTCAGGGCGAGGACGTGACGCGCCGGACCCCGAAGCCGCAAGCGATTCCGAAGGGCGCGGCCCTTTGGCAGCCGATGGCTTCCTTCCCGACGCCGCACCGCAAGCCCGAGCCATCGCCGGGGGGAGCGCCGTGCCTGAACGCCTGAAGACGCAGGCGGCCGCGACCGACGCTCCGCAGCCGGGCCGCGCCGTGCCGGAGCGCCTGAAGCCGTGGCTGGCCGCCCTGGCCGTGGCGGCCCTGTGCGCGGTCTCCTTCGCCGGGGTGCTCTCCCGCCCCGGGCTGGTGGGCCACACCTGGGACTGGGGCGTGCCCAGCTTCGCCGAGCAGTACCGCTCCATGGCGGACCACCACTTCTCCACCTGGGACGCCTATTTCGAGACCGGGCGCTACCACTACTTCAAGCTGGAACTGGTCTACTGGCAGCTCATCACGCCTCTGGCGGGGATCGGCGGCGAGTGGATGTCCAAGCTGTTGCCCCTGGCCTTCGTGCTGGGGGCGGGCCTGGCCATGCTGCCCCTGGCGCGCAGGCTGGGCCTGAACTGGTTCAACGCCACGCTCTCGGGCGTGCTTTACGGGCTCTCGCCCTACGCCTTCAGCCGCGTGGTGGCGGGGCACATGCCCATGCTGGCGGGCTACGCCCTCATTCCGCTGTTGCTCCTGGCCTTCTTCCGCCTGGCCGACGCGGCCCGGGCCGGGCGCATCCGCGCCGTGCCCGTGCTCTCCTGCGGGCTCCTGCTGGGGCTCACCTCCCTGCATCCCAGCGTGGGCGTGGGAGCGGCCGTCATGCTGGGGCTCCTGGGCCTGTACTTCCTGGCGCGGGGGCCGGGCCGGGGGCGGCTCGCGGCCTCCACGGGCATGGTCTTCGCCCTGGCCCTTTGCATGAACATCCATTTCATGGCCCCGTTCCTGGCCGACTACCTGGGCAAGGGGGCCATCCGGCACGGCTGGGGGCTCTCGGCCTCGGCCAAGGGCGACGTGACGGTGGACACCGAACTGCCCATGCGCGAATCGTTCCACCAGTCCACCAGTCAGCCCGTGGACGCGGCCCTGCGCCTGGACCTGCGCCCGGGCATGGACACCGAATACGCCTACCATCAGCCCCGGGGCCTGCGCCTGCCCTGGGTGGCGGCCTCGGCCGTCCTGGCGGGGCTGGCCTTGTGCTCCTTCCTGGCCCGGCGCGGACGCGAGGAGGCGGGCGGCCTTCTGCTGGTGGCCGCCGTCGGGGTGCTCCTGGCCGGCGGCTCGCGCACGCCCCTGGGCATCGCCTTCTACCAGGGGCTGCTCAAGGGGGCCGTGCCCATCCTCTTCGCGGCCTTTTCCAACACCACGCGCTGGCTGCCGCTCATCGTCACGGCCTACGCCCTGCTGGCCTTCCAGCTGCCCCAGCGCTGGGAGGAGTCCGGGGCGCGGCGGCCCTGGCTGATCCGCGCGGCCATGGCCGCGCTCGTGCTGGTGTTCGTCTCGCCCTTCTGGGGCCAGCAGCTCCTGGACGACTCGCCCAAGGACAAGGTTCCCCAGCCGCTGCGCCTCAAGCACACACCCGTGCATCCCGAGGACGCCCACGTCTACGCCTTCCTGCGCGACCAGCGCGCGGGCTTCCGCGTGGCCTACCTGCCGCCCGTGGGCATCAGCTGGCCCGGGGATTCGCCCTACGGCTACGAGTGGTCCTCGGCCTACTCGCCCAAGCCCTTCTTCCTGGCCTTCTACAACAACCCCCTGGGGGCCGAGATCATCGCCTCGCTCTACGCCGAGCAGCCCGGCGCGCGCCTGGACCGCCTCTTCGGCCTGGCCTCGGTGAAATACCTCGTCTACCCCAAGTACGACTTCTTCATCTCCTACCAGGACTTCCAGCCCCTCTGGCGGGGCGAGCCCCAGGTGGACGGCTTCAAGAACTACAAGCCCGTGCTGGACCGCGCCCTGGCCCTGCAGGAGGGCCTGCGCAAGCTCGACGGCTTCGAGACCGTGGACGTCTACTACAATCCCCAGGCCGCCCCCGAAGTGCTGGCCTCGGACCGGCTCCTGGCCGTGGCCGACGCCTCGGGCCAGGGGGCCGACCTCACGGCGCAGGTGCTCCCCGACGTGGCCGGGCTCGACTTCTACCGCCCCGGACAGGCCCTGGTGGCCGCCGGGGACGACCCCCGCTTCCTGGACCTGCTGGGCCGCGCCATGGGCGGCGTGAGCCGCCGGGCCTTCGTCTCGGACCGCGCGGGCAAGCGCCAGGCCCTGGTCTTCGCGGGCGAGCCCCTGGCCCCGCCCTCGGCGGAGTTCCGCAGGCTCGGCCCCACGCGCTGTCTGGTGCGCCTGCACGGCGTGAAGGGGGGCTTCCCGCTGCTCTTCCAGGAGACCTTCCACGACGGCTGGTCCCTGAGCCTGCTGCCCGTCTCCGCCCCGGATCCCGAAGCGCGGGGGCTCCTCGGCCGCTACCGGGCGCTGGCGGGCAACGAGCTGGACCAGGCCACGCCCGCCGAGCTGGCGGGCTACCTGGATACGGGGCGCGTGAGCACCCTGGGCGACGGGCTGGAGAAGCGCCGCGAGATCGTGCACTACGGCCAGGGCGGACGGGTGGCCGGGCGCGACTCCCAGGCCTTCCGGGTGGATTTCGTCTCCCGGGAGAGCTTCGGGGCCGTGCAGAACGACAACCTGCCCGACCCTGGGCTCGCGGCCGGATGGCGCGAGGGCGGCTTCGCGCCCCTGCGGTCCGGGGCGGAATTCGATCCCCTCTCGTCCGGCCAGTGGAAGGCCTCCGGGCAGCAGGAGGGGCTGGCCCTCTCCTGGCCCGCGTTGTTCCACTGGAAGGCCGGCGGTTTCGGCAACGTCTGGTGGCTGGACCCGGCCCTGCTGGAGTCCCTGGGGCCGGACAGGGCGCGCTACGCCCGTCCCAATCCCACGGGCGGGGTGGATCTCGAAGTGCTCGTTGAGTTTCGGCCCCAGCGCTACTATCTGCTGGGTCTGTGCGTCTCGGCGCTCACGGCGGGCCTGAGCCTTGCGGCCCTGGCCTTGCTGGGCCTGCGCGCGGCGTTCGCGCGGCGGAGGGGCCATGCATAGCCGCCTGGGCATCATCCCGGAGGAGAATCCGCGCTGGCCATGGACCATGGGCATCGTCCTCTTCGGGCTGCTCACGGCCCTGGCCTGCATGCGCTACCTGGCGCTTCGCTCCACGGTGTTCGACCTGGGCGTCTTCGTGTGCAACCTCACGGCCATGAGCCAGGGGGGCGAGTGGTGGCGGGCCCTGAACGGCCACATCCAGCCCGTGCTCTGGGGCTATTCGTGGCTCATCCGGCCCCTGCCGGATTGGCTCCAGCCCCTTGGGCTCATGGTGGCCCAGGCCTTCATGCTCTCCCTGCCGCTGCCCGCCATCGCCAGCCGCTACGGCGTCTTTCCGGCCCTGGCCTACTTCGGGTTCTTCGCCGTGTGGCACAACGGTCTCTTCGATTTCCACCCCGACCACCTGGCAGTGCCCATCGGCTTCTGGTTCTTCTTCATGGTGCGCGCCGGACGGCCCTGGGCGGCGGCCCTGGCGGCCCTGTGCCTGTGCCTGATCAAGGAGACCTTCGCCATCCAGGCCGCGGCCTGCGGGCTCTACCTGGTGGGCTGCCGCCGGGGCGGCGCGGCCGGGGCCT
The genomic region above belongs to Fundidesulfovibrio magnetotacticus and contains:
- the rpe gene encoding ribulose-phosphate 3-epimerase, with translation MILSPSLLSSDFGRLADELAALEQAGLDWVHWDVMDGLFVPNITFGPPVIKALRGRSKLFFDVHLMIERPERYLHEFTDAGADLVCVHAEATAHLERVVAEIARLGAKPAVALNPATPLEMVDYLLPQLHMVLVMSVNPGFGGQSFIPFSMDKIRELKRRIRARGLSTLVQVDGGVCLENCRELVEAGADVLVSGSAFFSRPPYGERYAAFREAAEAPR
- a CDS encoding Hpt domain-containing protein, with the translated sequence MRDGAQERRVRERFRVAFGLPEESVDHLVATSRKAVAQGLARLAASCATGDRAALSHWSHSLKGSLLNAGLDDEALRARRIEELAASAPMDVLAGRVAILSLGLAAFLDGS
- the fcl gene encoding GDP-L-fucose synthase; translation: MSYSPIFVAGHRGLVGSAVVRALESRGDARIIVRSRSELDLTDQAAVRGFMDQARPKAVILAAAKVGGIHANNAFPAEFIWNNSIIQCNVIDAAWRAGVEKFVFLGSSCIYPKFAPQPMREEHLLTGELEPTNQWYAVAKIAGIKICQAYRRQYGFNAVSLMPTNLYGPGDNFDLENSHVLPALLRRFHEAKMAKAPSVAVWGTGNAMREFLHVDDLARAVLHCMDHYDEEQFINVGAGQEVTIRQLAEMVARVVGFTGELVFDVSRPDGTPRKLLDASRLTALGWKPSIPLEEGIAGTYRWYLDHLESMRTRRDFGGA
- a CDS encoding glycosyltransferase, yielding MRFQSIVLVSHVTDLSGPSEAVENYLASRSGKLGVIYHPFHYCQDRRSCLKEYRDGAPRREVRQGGWALPALATYVKDVLFTLWYFFRLGGRFDVYLGADPLNTVVGVLLKWLGRTDFVIFYTIDWMPERFSNKWLNAVYHWLDRFCVRHCDAAWNISPRIQEVRRSQGLPDAKNILVPVGVNLEQVVLPDKTGRKPSELVLLGALAPSKGVDLVIEAFPLIRERCPGVTLHVIGKTPHEAVEDGVVYQPFEPRLAALGEGVVLHGAKPHAEVLAMLPGYDVSLALYRPSANNLSQWADPSRVKDYLACGLPVVITPVPEIHKDVAALEAGLVAPYEAKAMADAVASILEDPDRWRAMRENALAYMASYSWSAILDRVFDESFRART